In Apium graveolens cultivar Ventura chromosome 10, ASM990537v1, whole genome shotgun sequence, the following are encoded in one genomic region:
- the LOC141693303 gene encoding pentatricopeptide repeat-containing protein At3g42630-like isoform X2: MEALSVACSSFPHTTMKSRCSNEKLSPKMKHPHRPLSHKLLWSLKQRAANHPLSHFDCSSQILNFSKKKMPHAAEELVLEMISKGYKNPKLLSETCAIAISCFGKVGQLNLMERTMKDMTLKGIMVDSKTGNEILVYYSMYGSLTEIENAYGRLKRSRILIEEEAIRAISYAYIKNNKFYNLGEFIRDVGLGRRNVGNLLWNVLLLSYAANFKMKSLQREFSRMIESGFSPDLTTFNIRALAFSKMSLFWDLHVTLEHMKHYEVIPDLVTYGSIVDAYLDRRLGRNLGFPLSNMRTADAPAVSTDNIVFEVLGKGDFHTSSEVLLEFNRHKYLTYKRLIKTYLKKQYRSNQVFWNY; this comes from the exons ATGGAAGCTCTGTCAGTTGCGTGTTCGAGTTTTCCTCATACAACCATGAAATCAAGATGCTCAAATGAGAAACTAAGTCCAAAAATGAAACACCCGCATCGTCCTTTGTCTCACAAG TTACTTTGGAGTTTGAAACAACGAGCTGCAAATCATCCCTTGAGTCACTTTGATTGTTCTTCACAAATTCTAAATTTTAGTAAGAAAAAAATGCCTCATGCTGCTGAGGAGCTTGTTTTGGAGATGATATCTAAAG GTTACAAGAACCCTAAATTGTTATCTGAGACTTGTGCAATCGCTATATCTTGCTTTGGGAAGGTGGGACAACTTAATTTGATGGAGAGGACAATGAAAGACATGACTTTAAAGGGTATCATGGTAGATTCTAAAACTGGAAATGAAATTcttgtatattatagcatgtaCGGATCGTTAACTGAGATAGAGAATGCTTATGGTCGCCTTAAAAGGTCAAGAATTCTCATAGAGGAAGAAGCAATACGGGCAATATCATATGCTTATATTAAGAATAATAAATTCTATAATTTAGGCGAGTTTATAAGGGATGTAGGTCTTGGTAGGCGAAATGTTGGAAATCTTCTTTGGAACGTCTTGCTACTGTCTTATGCCGCCAATTTTAAAATGAAAAGCTTGCAAAGAGAATTCTCGAGAATGATTGAATCTGGTTTTAGTCCTGATCTTACTACATTTAACATCCGAGCTTTGGCTTTCTCAAAAATGTCTTTGTTTTGGGATCTTCACGTAACCCTTGAGCATATGAAACACTATGAAGTAATTCCTGATCTTGTGACTTATGGTTCCATAGTTGATGCATATTTGGATAGAAGACTTGGAAGAAATTTGGGATTCCCCTTGAGCAATATGAGAACTGCAGATGCTCCTGCCGTGTCAACAGATAACATTGTGTTTGAAGTTTTAGGGAAAGGAGACTTTCACACAAGCTCCGAAGTCCTTTTGGAGTTTAACAGGCATAAATATTTGACCTACAAGAGGTTGATAAAAACATATCTAAAAAAACAATACCGAAGTAATCAGGTATTTTGGAATTACTAA
- the LOC141693303 gene encoding pentatricopeptide repeat-containing protein At3g42630-like isoform X1 gives MEALSVACSSFPHTTMKSRCSNEKLSPKMKHPHRPLSHKLLWSLKQRAANHPLSHFDCSSQILNFSKKKMPHAAEELVLEMISKGFLLDYPTLSALLLCYANNDLLPQAQATWDGILYSSYVPNIQIISALVDAYGRAGLFNKVTELLHQVGYKNPKLLSETCAIAISCFGKVGQLNLMERTMKDMTLKGIMVDSKTGNEILVYYSMYGSLTEIENAYGRLKRSRILIEEEAIRAISYAYIKNNKFYNLGEFIRDVGLGRRNVGNLLWNVLLLSYAANFKMKSLQREFSRMIESGFSPDLTTFNIRALAFSKMSLFWDLHVTLEHMKHYEVIPDLVTYGSIVDAYLDRRLGRNLGFPLSNMRTADAPAVSTDNIVFEVLGKGDFHTSSEVLLEFNRHKYLTYKRLIKTYLKKQYRSNQVFWNY, from the exons ATGGAAGCTCTGTCAGTTGCGTGTTCGAGTTTTCCTCATACAACCATGAAATCAAGATGCTCAAATGAGAAACTAAGTCCAAAAATGAAACACCCGCATCGTCCTTTGTCTCACAAG TTACTTTGGAGTTTGAAACAACGAGCTGCAAATCATCCCTTGAGTCACTTTGATTGTTCTTCACAAATTCTAAATTTTAGTAAGAAAAAAATGCCTCATGCTGCTGAGGAGCTTGTTTTGGAGATGATATCTAAAGGTTTTTTACTTGATTATCCTACTTTGTCAGCTCTATTGTTATGTTATGCCAATAATGATTTACTCCCTCAAGCACAGGCCACTTGGGATGGAATTTTGTATAGTTCTTATGTACCAAATATCCAAATAATTTCTGCACTAGTTGATGCCTATGGCAGAGCGGGACTTTTTAATAAAGTGACTGAACTTTTGCATCAAGTAGGTTACAAGAACCCTAAATTGTTATCTGAGACTTGTGCAATCGCTATATCTTGCTTTGGGAAGGTGGGACAACTTAATTTGATGGAGAGGACAATGAAAGACATGACTTTAAAGGGTATCATGGTAGATTCTAAAACTGGAAATGAAATTcttgtatattatagcatgtaCGGATCGTTAACTGAGATAGAGAATGCTTATGGTCGCCTTAAAAGGTCAAGAATTCTCATAGAGGAAGAAGCAATACGGGCAATATCATATGCTTATATTAAGAATAATAAATTCTATAATTTAGGCGAGTTTATAAGGGATGTAGGTCTTGGTAGGCGAAATGTTGGAAATCTTCTTTGGAACGTCTTGCTACTGTCTTATGCCGCCAATTTTAAAATGAAAAGCTTGCAAAGAGAATTCTCGAGAATGATTGAATCTGGTTTTAGTCCTGATCTTACTACATTTAACATCCGAGCTTTGGCTTTCTCAAAAATGTCTTTGTTTTGGGATCTTCACGTAACCCTTGAGCATATGAAACACTATGAAGTAATTCCTGATCTTGTGACTTATGGTTCCATAGTTGATGCATATTTGGATAGAAGACTTGGAAGAAATTTGGGATTCCCCTTGAGCAATATGAGAACTGCAGATGCTCCTGCCGTGTCAACAGATAACATTGTGTTTGAAGTTTTAGGGAAAGGAGACTTTCACACAAGCTCCGAAGTCCTTTTGGAGTTTAACAGGCATAAATATTTGACCTACAAGAGGTTGATAAAAACATATCTAAAAAAACAATACCGAAGTAATCAGGTATTTTGGAATTACTAA